A single Mixta calida DNA region contains:
- the bamE gene encoding outer membrane protein assembly factor BamE, translating to MRCKTLTAAAVLLLMMTAGCSTLERVVYRPDINQGNYLTATDVAKLRVGMTKQQVAYTLGTPMMSDPFGSNTWYYVFRQQPGHEKVSQQTLTLTFDSNSVLTNIDNKPNLNDNKSDR from the coding sequence ATGCGCTGTAAAACGCTGACTGCTGCTGCAGTGTTACTTCTCATGATGACTGCTGGCTGTTCCACTCTGGAGCGCGTGGTTTACCGTCCTGATATCAATCAGGGTAACTATCTGACCGCCACCGACGTTGCCAAGCTGCGCGTTGGCATGACGAAACAGCAGGTCGCTTACACGCTGGGTACGCCAATGATGAGCGATCCTTTCGGTAGCAATACCTGGTATTATGTGTTCCGTCAGCAGCCCGGCCATGAAAAAGTTTCCCAGCAAACGCTGACGCTCACTTTCGACAGCAACAGCGTGCTGACCAATATCGATAATAAACCGAACCTGAACGACAATAAGTCCGACCGTTAA
- a CDS encoding RnfH family protein — protein sequence MPDITVEVVYALPEKQYLRQVKLAEGSSVEQAIRASGLLELRQDIDLTQNKIGIYSRPVKLQDELNEGDRVEIYRPLIADPKELRRQRAERSAKK from the coding sequence GTGCCTGATATTACGGTTGAAGTGGTTTACGCGCTGCCTGAAAAACAGTACCTGCGCCAGGTGAAGCTGGCGGAGGGTAGCAGCGTTGAGCAGGCGATACGGGCATCCGGCCTGCTTGAACTGCGCCAGGATATTGACCTGACGCAGAATAAAATCGGCATCTACAGCCGGCCGGTGAAATTGCAGGATGAGCTTAACGAAGGGGACCGCGTAGAAATCTACCGTCCGCTGATTGCCGATCCGAAAGAGCTACGCCGTCAACGGGCGGAACGCTCGGCCAAAAAATAA
- a CDS encoding type II toxin-antitoxin system RatA family toxin: MAQISRSALVPYSAEQMYQLVNDVDSYPEFLPGCTGSRVLSASEQEMTASVDVSKAGISKTFVTRNTLTDNQSIHMQLVDGPFRKLTGGWTFTSLGDDACKVELNLEFEFTNMLVELAFGRIFKELANSMVQAFTHRAKEVYRA, from the coding sequence ATGGCCCAGATTAGCCGCTCCGCGCTTGTGCCTTACAGCGCTGAGCAAATGTACCAGTTAGTGAATGATGTCGATTCGTATCCGGAATTCCTGCCGGGCTGTACGGGGAGCCGCGTGCTATCCGCCTCCGAACAGGAGATGACGGCGTCGGTTGATGTCTCTAAGGCCGGCATCAGCAAGACGTTCGTGACCCGCAATACGCTGACGGATAACCAGAGCATTCATATGCAGCTGGTGGATGGCCCGTTCCGTAAATTAACCGGCGGGTGGACATTCACGTCGCTCGGCGATGACGCCTGTAAAGTAGAGCTCAATCTGGAGTTCGAGTTCACTAACATGCTGGTTGAACTGGCGTTCGGACGCATCTTTAAAGAGCTGGCGAACAGCATGGTGCAGGCGTTCACTCATCGCGCCAAAGAGGTTTACCGTGCCTGA
- the smpB gene encoding SsrA-binding protein SmpB: MTKKKAHKPGSATIALNKRARHEYFIEEEFEAGLALQGWEVKSLRAGKANISDSYILLRDGEAYLFGATFQPLSVASSHVVCDPTRNRKLLLNQRELDSLYGRVNREGNTVIALSLYWKNAWCKLKIGVARGKKQHDKREDVKSREWQLDKARIMKNANR; the protein is encoded by the coding sequence ATGACAAAGAAAAAAGCACATAAACCCGGTTCTGCCACTATTGCCCTTAACAAACGCGCCCGCCATGAATACTTCATTGAGGAAGAGTTCGAAGCGGGACTGGCGCTACAAGGATGGGAAGTCAAATCACTGCGCGCCGGTAAGGCGAACATCAGCGACAGCTATATTCTGCTGCGCGATGGCGAAGCTTATCTGTTTGGCGCGACGTTTCAGCCGTTGTCAGTCGCTTCCAGTCACGTCGTCTGCGATCCCACGCGCAACCGTAAACTGCTGCTGAACCAGCGCGAGCTGGATAGCCTGTACGGTCGCGTCAATCGCGAAGGCAATACGGTAATCGCCTTGTCGCTTTACTGGAAAAACGCCTGGTGCAAACTGAAGATTGGCGTGGCGCGCGGTAAGAAGCAGCATGACAAGCGCGAAGACGTGAAGAGTCGCGAATGGCAGCTGGATAAAGCACGCATTATGAAGAATGCCAATCGCTAA
- a CDS encoding ogr/Delta-like zinc finger family protein → MMNCPECGHAAHTRSSTQISKTTKERYNQCQNINCSCTFKSLETVAAIITKPAKVTPVPPHPNRKAQQVLWL, encoded by the coding sequence ATGATGAATTGTCCTGAGTGCGGTCATGCTGCTCACACGCGCAGCAGCACTCAAATTTCTAAAACAACTAAAGAACGCTACAACCAGTGCCAGAATATTAATTGCAGCTGTACCTTCAAATCACTTGAAACAGTAGCAGCGATTATTACCAAACCGGCTAAAGTTACACCCGTGCCGCCCCATCCAAATCGTAAGGCGCAGCAAGTCTTATGGCTATAA
- a CDS encoding phage late control D family protein: MSAIQWITGTASAPAFRLTMDGADITQRIEKRLISLTLTDNRGFEADQLDIELDDADGQLQLPRRGVQLNLALGWQGEPLISKGSYTVDEIEHTGAPDKLVLRARSADFRETLNTRREKSWHKTTVGDMVKDIAARHKLDPALGEDMAKMAIDHLDQTNESDASFLMRLARQCGALACVKNGKLLFIRQGQGRTASGKTLPVITLTRSAGDSHRFTLADRDAYTGVIASWLHTREPAKKETTKVKRRRKSTAKKKEPEAKQGDYLIGTDENVLVLSRTYASRSNAERAAKMQWERLQRGVATFSIQLARGRADLYTEMPVKVSGFKQQVDSSSWIITTLTHSLSSDGGFTTSLELEVKIDSLEME; this comes from the coding sequence GTGAGCGCAATACAATGGATAACCGGCACGGCCAGCGCGCCCGCCTTTCGACTGACGATGGACGGCGCCGACATCACGCAGCGCATCGAAAAGCGACTGATTAGCCTGACGCTGACCGATAACCGTGGCTTTGAGGCGGACCAGCTGGACATCGAGCTGGACGACGCGGACGGCCAGCTGCAGCTGCCGCGCCGGGGCGTTCAGCTTAATCTGGCGCTGGGCTGGCAGGGCGAGCCGCTGATTTCAAAAGGCTCTTACACCGTGGACGAAATCGAACACACCGGCGCACCGGACAAGCTGGTACTGCGCGCCCGCAGTGCCGATTTCCGCGAAACGCTCAATACCCGACGCGAAAAGTCATGGCACAAAACCACCGTGGGCGACATGGTGAAAGATATTGCTGCCAGGCACAAGCTGGACCCGGCGCTGGGTGAGGATATGGCAAAGATGGCGATCGATCACCTGGACCAGACCAACGAGTCAGATGCCAGTTTTCTGATGCGCCTGGCGCGCCAGTGCGGGGCGCTGGCCTGCGTGAAGAACGGAAAACTGCTGTTTATCCGGCAGGGGCAGGGCAGGACGGCCAGCGGTAAAACCCTGCCGGTTATCACGCTGACCCGTTCGGCGGGCGACAGTCACCGCTTTACCCTGGCGGACCGTGACGCCTACACCGGCGTGATTGCCAGCTGGCTGCACACCCGTGAACCGGCCAAAAAGGAAACCACGAAGGTTAAGCGCAGGCGGAAAAGCACCGCGAAGAAAAAGGAGCCGGAGGCAAAGCAGGGCGATTATCTTATCGGCACGGATGAAAACGTGCTGGTACTGAGCCGGACCTATGCCAGCCGCAGCAATGCAGAGCGGGCGGCTAAAATGCAGTGGGAGCGACTGCAGCGCGGCGTGGCGACGTTCTCAATTCAGCTGGCACGCGGGCGTGCGGACCTTTATACGGAAATGCCGGTAAAAGTCAGCGGCTTCAAACAGCAGGTAGACAGCAGCAGCTGGATTATCACCACGCTGACGCACAGCCTGAGCAGTGACGGCGGCTTTACCACCAGTCTGGAACTGGAGGTGAAGATTGATAGTCTTGAGATGGAATAA
- a CDS encoding phage tail protein yields the protein MMMTLGLFVFMLKTVPYQELQYQRSWRFPTNSRVGLRPSAQFLGPDTDTLTLTGKLLPEITGGRLSLFALEQMAELGKAWPLIEGSGTIFGMFVIESLNQTRAEFFSNGACRRIEFTITLKRVDESLGEMFGSLSDQLASMQKAASGAAGKAAAAVGGLFQ from the coding sequence ATGATGATGACGCTGGGTTTGTTTGTTTTCATGCTGAAAACGGTGCCGTATCAGGAACTGCAGTATCAGCGCAGCTGGCGCTTTCCCACCAACAGCCGCGTGGGGCTGCGGCCGTCCGCGCAGTTTCTGGGGCCGGACACCGACACGCTGACGCTGACCGGCAAGCTGCTGCCGGAAATTACCGGCGGCAGGCTGTCGCTGTTTGCGCTGGAGCAGATGGCGGAGCTGGGCAAGGCGTGGCCGCTGATTGAGGGCAGCGGCACCATCTTTGGCATGTTCGTGATTGAGAGCCTGAACCAGACGCGGGCTGAATTTTTCAGTAACGGCGCGTGCCGACGCATCGAGTTCACCATAACGCTGAAACGGGTGGACGAGTCGCTGGGTGAAATGTTCGGCAGCCTGAGTGACCAGCTGGCATCGATGCAAAAGGCTGCCAGCGGCGCAGCAGGAAAAGCGGCCGCCGCCGTGGGAGGGCTGTTCCAGTGA
- a CDS encoding phage tail tape measure protein — protein sequence MSDTNLRLQVVLNAVDKITRPFRNAQAGSKELAAALKASKDTLKSLNEQAGKIDGFRKTRSQLAITEKNLAAARQEAAALATQFAATNRPTAQQARLLEQAKNRASELQQKYNGLRLSVQRQREALNAAGIDTKQLSAAQRRLKTDAEAASGALERQQAALKKLGERQQKLNAIRARREKTQELRNNLAGNGAGMVASGVAAGMTMMAPVSAYAQSEDAATQLAASMMGPGAKVAPEFEKINRLAVSLGDRLPGTTADFQNMMTMLRRQGMSAQSILGGLGEATAYLGVQLKMAPTDAAEFAAKLQDATQTSEKDMMALTDIIQKGFYAGVDSENMLQGYAKIGSAMDIIKMKGLDAAKAFAPLLVMADQQGMDGGSAGNAYRKVLQAMMDSKKIGDVNKDLKGTGVKFDFTNGKGEFAGIEKMYAQLDQLNKLSTEKKYSTLKDMFGDDSETLQVLNNMITKGLAGYRETAAKLENQASLRERVDASLKTLGNKWDAASGSFTNAMSAIGETVAPDLKRLVDWLGNLASALGKFVQQHPQLTAALFRLAAGLAIAVTAIGALSLAAAAILGPLALLRMSCSVLGIRAVSAFGLIRGALGMVGNSILWLGRLMMANPILATVGLIAMAALAIWQNWETLGPKFAALWATIRGGVSGAWNAITTYISTKWNEIVAGVQALPARFQEAGAQMIDGLMAGISQKWEALKSKLTSLNSYLPDWMKPDTAGGNGPAGKPAAPKKTGFAGLFDSGGFIPSGQFGVVGENGPEIVNGPASVTSRRRTAALAASAALVMGVAATPAAARPLHPMSQPAKSQSAGDGGAASGGQAAPVHNSFSFTIVQQPGQSAQDVVAEVMRQLEAKERQAQARARSSYRDRGGFDE from the coding sequence ATGAGTGACACAAACCTGCGGCTGCAGGTGGTTTTAAACGCGGTGGATAAAATCACCCGTCCTTTCCGAAACGCGCAGGCCGGTTCTAAGGAGCTGGCCGCCGCGCTGAAAGCCAGTAAAGACACCCTGAAATCCCTGAACGAGCAGGCCGGAAAAATCGACGGGTTCCGCAAAACCCGGTCACAGCTTGCCATCACTGAAAAAAATCTGGCCGCAGCCCGACAGGAAGCTGCCGCGCTGGCGACACAATTTGCCGCCACCAACCGCCCCACGGCGCAGCAGGCCCGGCTGCTGGAGCAGGCCAAAAACCGCGCCAGTGAGCTGCAGCAGAAATATAACGGGCTGCGCCTGTCCGTGCAGCGCCAGCGTGAGGCGCTGAACGCCGCCGGTATCGATACAAAACAGCTGAGCGCAGCGCAGCGCCGCCTGAAAACCGACGCGGAAGCCGCCAGCGGTGCCCTTGAACGCCAGCAGGCGGCGCTGAAAAAGCTGGGCGAACGGCAGCAGAAGCTGAACGCCATCCGGGCGCGCCGGGAGAAAACGCAGGAACTGCGCAATAACCTTGCCGGGAACGGCGCCGGTATGGTGGCGTCCGGTGTGGCTGCGGGCATGACGATGATGGCCCCGGTCAGCGCCTACGCACAGTCGGAGGACGCCGCCACGCAGCTGGCCGCCTCCATGATGGGGCCGGGGGCGAAGGTCGCGCCGGAGTTTGAAAAAATAAACCGGCTGGCCGTCAGTCTGGGCGACAGGCTGCCCGGCACCACGGCGGATTTCCAGAACATGATGACCATGCTGCGCCGTCAGGGCATGTCCGCGCAGTCCATTCTGGGCGGGCTGGGCGAAGCGACCGCCTATCTGGGCGTGCAGCTGAAGATGGCGCCCACGGACGCGGCGGAGTTTGCCGCCAAGCTGCAGGATGCCACGCAGACCTCGGAAAAAGACATGATGGCGCTGACCGACATCATCCAGAAAGGCTTCTACGCCGGGGTGGATTCGGAAAACATGCTGCAGGGCTACGCCAAAATCGGCAGCGCGATGGACATCATCAAGATGAAGGGGCTGGATGCGGCAAAAGCCTTTGCGCCGCTGCTGGTCATGGCGGACCAGCAGGGCATGGACGGCGGCTCGGCGGGGAACGCCTACCGCAAGGTGCTGCAGGCCATGATGGACAGTAAAAAAATCGGGGACGTGAACAAGGACCTGAAGGGCACCGGCGTTAAGTTCGATTTTACCAATGGTAAGGGGGAATTTGCCGGGATCGAAAAGATGTATGCGCAGCTGGACCAGCTGAACAAACTGAGTACCGAGAAGAAATACAGCACGCTCAAGGACATGTTTGGCGATGACTCTGAAACCCTGCAGGTGCTGAACAACATGATCACCAAAGGGCTGGCAGGCTACCGGGAAACGGCAGCCAAGCTGGAAAATCAGGCATCGCTGCGTGAGCGCGTGGACGCCTCGCTGAAAACGCTGGGCAACAAATGGGACGCCGCCAGCGGCTCATTCACCAATGCCATGTCCGCGATCGGGGAAACCGTGGCCCCTGATCTGAAACGCCTGGTTGACTGGCTGGGCAATCTGGCCTCGGCGCTGGGGAAGTTTGTTCAGCAACATCCACAGCTGACCGCTGCGCTGTTCAGGCTGGCCGCCGGGCTTGCCATTGCAGTGACGGCCATCGGGGCGCTGTCGCTGGCGGCGGCGGCCATTCTTGGCCCGCTGGCCCTGCTGCGCATGAGCTGCAGCGTGCTGGGTATCCGTGCGGTCAGCGCGTTCGGGTTGATCCGGGGTGCGCTGGGCATGGTGGGCAACAGCATTTTATGGCTGGGGCGGCTGATGATGGCGAACCCGATTCTGGCGACTGTTGGCCTGATTGCGATGGCGGCGCTGGCTATCTGGCAGAACTGGGAGACGCTGGGGCCGAAATTCGCTGCGCTCTGGGCCACCATCCGGGGCGGCGTAAGCGGCGCATGGAATGCGATCACCACGTATATCAGTACAAAGTGGAATGAAATCGTGGCAGGCGTGCAGGCACTGCCGGCTCGTTTTCAGGAGGCAGGGGCGCAGATGATTGACGGCCTGATGGCGGGCATCAGCCAGAAATGGGAGGCACTGAAAAGTAAGCTGACGTCGCTGAACAGCTACCTGCCGGACTGGATGAAGCCGGATACCGCAGGCGGCAACGGACCTGCGGGCAAGCCTGCGGCGCCGAAGAAAACAGGCTTTGCCGGGCTGTTTGACAGCGGCGGTTTTATCCCGTCCGGGCAGTTCGGCGTTGTGGGTGAAAACGGGCCGGAAATCGTGAACGGCCCGGCCAGTGTAACCAGCCGCCGCCGGACTGCTGCGCTGGCCGCATCTGCCGCTCTGGTCATGGGCGTGGCCGCCACGCCTGCCGCTGCCCGCCCGCTGCATCCGATGAGCCAGCCAGCCAAATCGCAGAGCGCCGGGGACGGGGGCGCCGCATCAGGGGGGCAGGCTGCGCCGGTACATAACAGTTTTTCATTCACCATTGTGCAGCAGCCGGGACAGAGCGCGCAGGACGTGGTGGCGGAGGTGATGCGCCAGCTGGAGGCAAAAGAGCGGCAGGCGCAGGCCCGCGCCCGCAGCAGTTACCGTGACCGGGGAGGATTTGACGAATGA
- a CDS encoding GpE family phage tail protein — MADIATIFHWPPSVTDVMPLTEVLEWRHKAILRSGAGDDE, encoded by the coding sequence GTGGCGGACATCGCCACCATTTTTCACTGGCCGCCGTCCGTCACTGACGTGATGCCGCTTACCGAAGTGCTGGAGTGGCGGCATAAAGCGATATTGCGAAGCGGAGCCGGTGACGATGAGTGA
- a CDS encoding phage tail assembly protein, producing the protein MTEIKNDAVPQPQQKTITLDTPVTRGKEQITSVTLRKPQSGALRGTRLQALMDMDVNAMMTVIPRISQPALQPHEIAEMDPADLLSLSVEVVTFLLPKSVLSDFPTN; encoded by the coding sequence ATGACAGAGATTAAAAACGACGCCGTACCGCAGCCGCAGCAGAAAACCATCACCCTGGACACGCCAGTGACGCGCGGCAAGGAGCAGATCACCAGCGTGACCCTGCGCAAGCCGCAGTCCGGCGCGCTGCGTGGCACCCGCCTGCAGGCGCTGATGGATATGGACGTGAACGCCATGATGACGGTTATCCCGCGCATCAGCCAGCCCGCGCTGCAGCCGCATGAGATTGCCGAAATGGACCCTGCCGACCTGCTTTCGCTGTCGGTGGAGGTGGTCACTTTTTTGTTGCCGAAGTCGGTGCTGTCGGATTTCCCGACGAACTGA
- a CDS encoding phage major tail tube protein — MALPRKLKHLNMFNAGNNWMGLVESVTLPKFTRKFEKYRGGGMPGAVDIDMGLDDGALDTEFSIGGTELLLFKQMGAATADAIQLRFTGSIQTDSTGEVQAVELVVRGRHKEVDSGEWKTGESNSTKVSGTNSYAKLTINGEVLYEVDLVNMVEIVGGTDLMEKHKSALGL, encoded by the coding sequence ATGGCATTACCCCGCAAGCTGAAGCACCTGAATATGTTTAATGCCGGGAATAACTGGATGGGGCTGGTTGAGTCCGTGACGCTGCCGAAGTTTACCCGCAAGTTTGAAAAATACCGTGGCGGCGGGATGCCGGGCGCGGTGGACATTGATATGGGGCTGGATGACGGCGCGCTGGACACTGAATTTTCCATCGGCGGCACGGAGCTGCTGCTGTTCAAGCAGATGGGTGCCGCTACGGCGGATGCCATTCAGCTGCGCTTTACCGGCTCCATTCAGACGGACAGCACCGGCGAGGTGCAGGCGGTGGAGCTGGTCGTGCGCGGCCGCCACAAGGAGGTGGACTCCGGCGAGTGGAAAACCGGTGAGAGCAACAGCACCAAAGTGTCCGGCACCAACAGCTACGCGAAGCTGACCATTAACGGCGAGGTGCTGTACGAGGTTGACCTGGTGAACATGGTTGAAATCGTCGGCGGCACGGACCTGATGGAAAAACACAAAAGCGCCCTTGGCCTCTGA
- a CDS encoding phage tail sheath protein, whose product MADDYHHGVRVTEINEGTRTISTISTAIVGMVCTADDADAATFPLNTPVLLTDVLTASGKAGESGTLARSLDAIGDQAKPVTVVVRVAQGETEAETTSNIIGGVTADGKRTGMKALLTAQAKCGVKPRILGVPGHDTQAVATELLSVAQSLRGFAYLSAYGCKTVEEAIAYRANFSQREGMLIWPDFINFDTVLNADATAYATARALGLRAKIDQQTGWHKTLSNVGVNGVTGISADVFWDLQDPATDAGLLNQNDVTTLIRQDGFRFWGSRCLSDDPLFAFENYTRTAQVLMDTMAEAQMWAVDGALNPSLARDIIESIRAKLRSLVSQGYLIGADCWLDESVNDKDTLKAGKLTIDYDYTPVPPLENLMLRQRITDQYLVNFASQVSA is encoded by the coding sequence ATGGCAGACGATTATCATCACGGCGTGCGCGTTACGGAAATTAACGAAGGCACCCGCACCATTTCAACGATAAGCACCGCGATTGTGGGCATGGTCTGTACCGCAGACGATGCCGACGCGGCAACCTTCCCGCTGAATACCCCCGTTTTACTCACAGACGTGCTGACCGCCAGCGGCAAAGCCGGGGAGTCCGGCACGCTGGCGCGTTCGCTTGATGCGATCGGTGACCAGGCCAAACCCGTGACCGTGGTTGTGCGCGTGGCGCAGGGCGAAACCGAAGCGGAAACCACGTCCAACATCATCGGCGGCGTGACCGCAGATGGCAAACGCACCGGCATGAAAGCGCTGCTGACCGCACAGGCCAAATGCGGCGTTAAGCCGCGCATCCTCGGCGTGCCCGGACACGACACGCAGGCGGTGGCAACGGAACTGCTGAGCGTGGCGCAGAGCCTGCGCGGCTTTGCCTACCTCTCTGCCTACGGCTGTAAGACCGTGGAAGAGGCGATCGCGTATCGCGCCAACTTCAGCCAGCGCGAAGGGATGCTTATCTGGCCGGATTTCATCAACTTTGACACCGTGCTGAACGCGGACGCCACGGCCTATGCCACCGCACGGGCGCTGGGCCTGCGCGCCAAAATCGACCAGCAGACCGGCTGGCACAAAACCCTGTCCAACGTGGGCGTGAACGGCGTCACCGGCATTTCCGCAGACGTCTTCTGGGACCTGCAGGACCCGGCAACGGACGCGGGCCTGCTGAACCAGAACGACGTCACCACGCTGATCCGCCAGGACGGCTTCCGCTTCTGGGGTTCCCGCTGCCTGAGCGACGATCCGCTGTTTGCCTTTGAGAACTACACCCGCACCGCGCAGGTGCTGATGGACACGATGGCAGAGGCGCAGATGTGGGCGGTGGACGGCGCCCTGAACCCGTCGCTGGCCCGCGACATTATCGAAAGCATTCGCGCCAAACTGCGCAGCCTGGTCAGCCAGGGCTACCTGATTGGCGCGGACTGCTGGCTGGATGAGAGCGTGAACGACAAGGACACGCTCAAGGCGGGCAAACTCACCATTGACTATGACTACACGCCGGTGCCGCCGCTGGAAAACCTGATGCTGCGCCAGCGCATCACGGACCAGTATCTGGTGAATTTTGCCAGCCAGGTCAGCGCGTAA
- a CDS encoding recombinase family protein, whose product MLIGYIRVSTNDQNTDLQRNALQSANCELIFEDRISGKKADRPGLKKALRCLQEGDTLVVWKLDRLGRSMRHLVMLTEELREKGINFRSLTDSIDTSTPMGRFFFHVMGALAEMERELIVERTRAGLAAAREKGRIGGRRRIMTEEVTERARRMLRNGATLHQVALVLDVSVKTLYRYIPAAEQKELKKSQSSVVSDLIQQQGRESTGAT is encoded by the coding sequence GTGCTGATTGGCTACATCAGGGTGTCAACAAATGACCAGAACACCGATTTGCAGCGTAACGCACTGCAGAGCGCAAATTGTGAACTGATTTTTGAAGACAGAATAAGCGGAAAAAAGGCAGACAGACCGGGACTGAAAAAAGCACTGCGCTGCCTGCAGGAGGGCGACACACTGGTGGTGTGGAAACTGGATCGGCTTGGCCGGAGTATGCGCCATCTGGTGATGCTGACTGAGGAACTGCGCGAAAAAGGAATAAACTTCCGCAGCCTGACCGACAGTATTGATACCAGCACACCAATGGGCCGCTTCTTTTTTCATGTCATGGGGGCGCTGGCGGAAATGGAGCGCGAGCTGATTGTTGAGCGTACCCGTGCAGGACTGGCAGCGGCGCGTGAAAAAGGTCGCATCGGCGGGCGCCGCAGGATAATGACAGAAGAGGTAACCGAAAGAGCCAGGCGGATGTTACGTAACGGTGCGACCCTGCATCAGGTGGCGCTGGTTCTGGATGTTTCGGTTAAGACGCTGTATCGCTACATCCCGGCAGCTGAGCAAAAGGAACTGAAAAAAAGCCAGTCGTCCGTTGTGTCAGACCTCATACAACAGCAAGGGCGTGAATCAACCGGAGCCACGTAA
- a CDS encoding gp53-like domain-containing protein — MSSFGGKRGGAWYKQHPSGLIEVGGSVGVNGSAQTQKITVNYPIPFPSICLGIWFSFQTEDPSQRFCGIYDRSSSLSSFVASVMTPTLNTIYFRAIGY; from the coding sequence ATGAGCAGCTTTGGCGGAAAGAGAGGCGGTGCATGGTATAAACAACACCCGTCCGGCCTGATAGAGGTGGGCGGTTCAGTTGGTGTAAATGGTTCGGCCCAGACGCAAAAAATTACGGTTAATTATCCTATCCCGTTTCCGAGTATTTGCCTGGGTATCTGGTTTTCATTTCAGACTGAAGACCCCAGTCAGCGGTTTTGCGGAATATACGATCGTTCTTCCAGTTTGTCGTCGTTTGTTGCATCCGTGATGACGCCTACGTTGAATACTATTTATTTCCGGGCCATAGGATATTAG
- a CDS encoding gp53-like domain-containing protein, translated as MGEAAKRDVGTGENHIPDMNSFGSNLSGNGYMFFPGGLILQWGRIAVDYSIEHGSATVPGGSVHKYRGMGNFPISFPNALMCVTATSNDVPNTYIASIYPTSMQDFNWSFQSAQPYSTSSSGANTFCWIAIGC; from the coding sequence TTGGGCGAAGCAGCAAAACGGGATGTCGGAACAGGAGAAAATCACATCCCGGACATGAACAGCTTTGGGAGTAATTTATCCGGTAACGGTTATATGTTTTTCCCCGGTGGACTTATCCTGCAGTGGGGCAGGATTGCTGTGGATTATTCGATTGAGCATGGCTCTGCTACGGTGCCTGGAGGAAGCGTGCATAAATATAGGGGAATGGGGAATTTCCCTATTTCGTTTCCTAATGCATTAATGTGTGTTACAGCCACAAGTAATGATGTTCCGAATACATATATAGCCAGCATTTACCCGACCTCTATGCAGGATTTTAATTGGTCTTTTCAATCGGCCCAACCCTATTCAACCAGTAGCTCAGGTGCAAACACTTTTTGCTGGATCGCAATAGGTTGCTAA
- a CDS encoding tail fiber assembly protein: protein MSYWFSPKTNAFYPKALKEAYQTAGTLPEDLKDISNDTFMEFTGIPPVGKVRSIDNEGYPCWADMPAHEVTEDELKAQARTLRDDFILSTDRMLIEDYTINDTPLSGEQREELLNVRSSFKVWPNTEGWPLIKLPDIPQWILIEAVNNGYTVPAWPD from the coding sequence ATGAGCTACTGGTTTAGTCCTAAAACTAATGCTTTTTATCCTAAAGCCCTTAAAGAAGCCTACCAGACTGCAGGGACACTGCCGGAAGATTTAAAAGATATAAGTAACGATACTTTTATGGAATTCACTGGGATTCCGCCAGTTGGAAAAGTACGGTCTATTGACAATGAAGGATACCCGTGTTGGGCTGACATGCCCGCTCATGAAGTAACTGAAGATGAATTAAAAGCGCAAGCCAGAACGTTACGTGATGATTTTATATTATCAACAGACAGAATGTTAATTGAGGACTACACCATTAATGACACTCCTTTGTCAGGTGAGCAGCGAGAGGAATTATTAAATGTTCGCTCCAGCTTTAAAGTATGGCCTAACACTGAGGGATGGCCGTTAATCAAACTGCCAGATATTCCCCAGTGGATTTTAATTGAAGCTGTAAATAATGGCTATACTGTTCCCGCCTGGCCCGATTAA